In Frigoribacterium sp. Leaf415, the genomic window CGCCACCACGGTCCATGCCCGGCAGGTCGACCATGTCGGACTCGTTCTGCATGGCCAGTGCCCGCGCGTACTCGACGACGGCCGCCGCGATCGCGTCGCCGGTGACCAGGTACTCGTCGGCGTAGTGGATGCGTTTCACCGGTGGATCTCCCTGTAGTCGAGACGACACGTCGTCACCGGTCACGCTACGCCGCAGGCGTCTGGGAGGGCACCGCACCGGGGGACGCCGGGCCATCCGAGAGCGGGCAGAAGAAAAGCCACCCCGGAACATCTCTGGCGAGAGAGAGAACCGACGTGGCTTTCCGCGGAGCCGGTGGGATTTGAACCCACGGTTCCCACAAAGGGAACTCCACCTTAGCAGGGTGGTGCACTAGGCCGAACTATGCGACGGCTCCATGCGGCTCGCGAGCGAACGCGCAGGGACCAGCATAGCGGCCCGAGGGCCAGATGCCGAAACGGGGCCCGGAGCCGGTCGGACGTCGGACGCAGAGGGGCGTGGACAGAACCACCCGTGCCCCACCCGCTCTGGGGGGCGTGATCGGCTTGTCGGCATTTGTGCCGACACATAGAGTACCCCTGACGCCGACGACGGCCGAGGGGCAGTGGCTCGACAGCACGAGCCCGTTCACCCTTGCCGAACACGCCCCCCCGACAGTCGTCGCGTCACGTGCCCCATCATCGAGCGCCGCACCCGAACGGCTGCGCCCGAGGGGCTCGCCGCCGGCATCGACGCCGGCCTCCACACCCCCCACGGTGCCGCACCCCTGATCCCGGCATCGCGGGGTTCTCATGCGTGCCGGTTCGGGCCGCCGCTTGAGGTCACCGGTCGTCCCGGCGAGCTGGTTACTCGCCGGGACGACTTCTCAGCCGCGCGCCTAGTTCGAACCGAAGGCCACCGAGCAGGTCTGGTCGGCCGCCGTCTGACCGGTGAGGCCCTCGATGACCTCGGTCGTCGGCGGCGTGGTCGCCGCTCCCGCGCCCGGGTCGGTGGGGGCAGCCGTGTCGGCCGGCGCAGCCGTGTCGGCCGGAGCAGCCGTCTCGGCCGGTGCGGCCGGAGCTTGGCTCGCCGCCGTTCCGTCACCCGTGGCGGTGGTCTCGGAGCCGATGCCGGTGCTGCCCTCGGGGATCGAGAACGGGACATCGTTCTTGATCGCGTCGAAGAGCTGGGTCGCCACGGCCTTGTCGGGCTGCACCTTGCCCTCGTAGACGCCCGAGCCACCGGTCGTGCCGGGGTACTGGACGAAGTTGACGGAGTCGAGGGGCAGGTCTCGCAGCGCGAGGCCGATCTGCACCATGGTGTCGATCTTCGTCAGCTGGTCGGACAGGGTCATGTTGCTGGCCGCGGCACGGGCAAGCGAGTAGAGCTTCGTGGGGTTGCTGAGGGTGTCGGCGCTCTTCACCGTCCGCAGCAGCGACGAGAGGTAGACCTGCTGGCTGCTGATGCGGCCGAGGTCGGACCCGTCTCCCACGCCGTGGCGGGTGCGCAGGAAGGCCAGGGCGTCGGCCCCGGACAGCACGGACTCGCCGGCCGGGATGTCGAGACCCGTGTAGCGGTCTTTGATGGGGGTGGCGGCGCAGACCGGCACCCCGCCGATGGCGTTCGACATCTCGATGACGCCGTTGAACGAGATCATGCCCGCGAAGGGGATGTCGAGACCGGTCAGGCTCGACACGGTCGAGGCGACGCAGCTCAGCCCGCCGTACGAGTAGGCCTCGTTGATCGGCCGCGCCGACATCGCCGAGTAGTACCCCGAGCCGTCCTCTTTCGCACACGACGGGATGGGCACGACCATGTCGCGCGGGATGCTGACGGCCGTCGCGTTGCTGTGGTCGGCCGAGACGTGCAGCAGGATGTTGACGTCGTTCAGGGTGGCGTCACGTTCGCCGAAAGCACCTTGATCTTGGCTGGCGTCGTTGTCCGTCCCGACGACGAGGATGTTGAATCCGCCCTCGTACTCGCTGATCGACGGAGGCGCGGGCTTGGTGGTCTCGCCCTGGGCGGCCTGCAGCTGGACCCCCGTGCCGAGGTCGCTGCGCACCTGGTACGCCGCGATCGCGCCGACCGAGGCTCCGCTGACGAGCAGCACGGCCACGGAGGCGGCGACCACCTTCGTGACGGCCCGCACCGGGCCTCCGCTCTTCAGCCGTCCGTGACGGGCGACTCCCGTCGTCGACGGGGTGGCACGGCGGCCGGAGGAGGTTCCCTCGGGTCGGGCGGCTCGGCGGCCACGGCCGGATCGGTCGCGAAGGTCGCTCACGCGGTGTCCTCTCGGTCATCGAAGGCACTGGCCGCTCGCTCGGACTCGAGAGAACTCGTGGATCGAGCGGGCGGACGTGCACCGTTCGGTGTACGGGCAGAAGGAGAGTCTACGCAGACGGCCCTGGGCCGGCGCCTGGACTCAACCGGCCGCACGGTTCGCGACGAGTTGGACGGCGTACGACGCGAACCACTGACCGGCCGCGGGTCCACCGTTGCACTGCCCGTCGCTCGCTCCGGCCGTCTTGATCCAGAGCAGGGCGTCGAGCTTCGTCGAACCGTTCTGCACCGAGGGCGCGGCTCCCAGGCCGGCGCCGGGGGCGTTGCACCAGGTGCCCTTCCAGCCGCGACCGTTGCGTGACGTGTCGATCACGTAGCGCGCGCCTCCTGTCGCCTGCGACACCTTCTCGGCGTACGCCTTCTCGGACTCGACCGGGTAGTAGTTCGAGACGTTGGTCGCGAAGCCCCGGGCCCGGTCCACGCCCGCGGCCTCGAGGCGTGCGGCCATGGTCTGCGGCGGCACCCAGTTCGAGTTGCCGGCGTCGATGTACGCCGGGACGCCCGCGTCCGCGAGGGTCGCGACGGCCGAGGCGATGGTGGCCTCGCGCCCACCGGTCTGCTCGGGGCAGTTGCTGATGAGCGAGAGGGCGTCGGGCTCGACGATCACGGCGACCCGGTGGCCGGCCAGACGGGACGCGACGAGGGCGTTCCACCGCAGGTAGGCCGCGTTGTCGGCGGAGCCGCCGGCCGAGTGGCTGCCGCAGTCGCGGTTGGGGATGTTGTAGGTGACGAAGACGGGCGTCGTGCCGACCTTCTCGGCGGCGGCGACCGTGCCGTCGATCTTCTTCACGAGCTGAGCGTCGGTCAGCCAGCTGCCGAGCCAGGTCGCGATCGGCTGCTGCGCGATCGTGCGGGCCGCCGCGGCCTCGGCCGTCCGGCCCTGTGAGGACAGCGTGGTCGCGGCGCGCGCCGCCTCACCGTTGGGGTCGACGTACAGGCCGCCACGGAACAAGGTCGTGCTCGGTGAGGTGCGGATGGTCTGCGGCGCGACGGTCGGCGTCACCGTCGGGACCGTCGGAACCGACGACGCGGCGGGGTCCGGCGACCCGGATGTCCCGCGCCCCCCGCGCGAGGTGAACGCGGCGATGGCACGCTCGGCCGACTTCGACGAGCGCACGGCCGCGCCGGAGGCATTCGTGGGCGGTGCCGCGACCGAGGTCGACCGGGGCTCGACGGGGGCGGCGTCCGCTCGCGCAGGAGCGACCGCGAGGCCGGCCGTCAGGGCGACGGCGACGCCGATGACGACGGCGGCGCGCGTCGTCGGGGTCAGGTGGGTCATGGGTGCGGTCCTGGTGTCGAGGGGCCGGAGGGCGTTCGGCCCCTCCGGGGTGCCTGTCGGTGCGTGGCCGCAGCGGGAGGCTCGAACAGTGCAACACGGGGTCGTGGCGGCGTTCAGTCCCTGTTCGGGGGGACGGGGCGTTCCACTTCGGGGGGCACGGGAGCGGAAAGGGCCCCCGGCGGTTTCCGACACCACACCCGGGGCGGTCCCCGCGGCGGCCCTCGCGGCGACCGACCTGGGACACTGGACCGGCGGTCGCGGACGCTCCCGCACGCACCAGGCCCCGGAGGACCACATGAACGGCGAGACCAACCGAGACGCGTGGCGGGACTCGGTCGAGACCTGGCTCAAGGGCGACGAGCGCAACGACGTCTTCGACGGCTACCTCGACTGGTACCGCGCCCCCGTCATCGAAGACACCGACGACTGGACCCGCGACTTCTACGTGCTCCCCGCGGTCGGGTCGGACGTGCTCCACAAGCACGCGGGCTTCGTCGACGGCGACTCCGCCGTCTCGGTCGACGACACGACGTGGCGCGAGCTCAGCACCCTGATCGGTGAGGCCTTCGCCACCTACGCCGCCGCCAAGGCCTAGCCCCGTCCACCCCAGGAGGCGCGGGTCGCGTCACCTGCGGAACGCGCGACCCGTCTGGCGGAGGGCGTGGGATTCGAACCCACGAGACATCTCTGCCCACTTGTTTTCAAGACAAGCTCCATCGGCCGCTCGGACAGCCCTCCCGGTGGCCTGGTGAGCTACGCCACCACGATGTGGTCACCACGCCAGCTCTAAGCGTGGCGTCGTGTCCATTTCG contains:
- a CDS encoding LCP family protein; the protein is MSDLRDRSGRGRRAARPEGTSSGRRATPSTTGVARHGRLKSGGPVRAVTKVVAASVAVLLVSGASVGAIAAYQVRSDLGTGVQLQAAQGETTKPAPPSISEYEGGFNILVVGTDNDASQDQGAFGERDATLNDVNILLHVSADHSNATAVSIPRDMVVPIPSCAKEDGSGYYSAMSARPINEAYSYGGLSCVASTVSSLTGLDIPFAGMISFNGVIEMSNAIGGVPVCAATPIKDRYTGLDIPAGESVLSGADALAFLRTRHGVGDGSDLGRISSQQVYLSSLLRTVKSADTLSNPTKLYSLARAAASNMTLSDQLTKIDTMVQIGLALRDLPLDSVNFVQYPGTTGGSGVYEGKVQPDKAVATQLFDAIKNDVPFSIPEGSTGIGSETTATGDGTAASQAPAAPAETAAPADTAAPADTAAPTDPGAGAATTPPTTEVIEGLTGQTAADQTCSVAFGSN
- a CDS encoding glycoside hydrolase family 6 protein, yielding MTHLTPTTRAAVVIGVAVALTAGLAVAPARADAAPVEPRSTSVAAPPTNASGAAVRSSKSAERAIAAFTSRGGRGTSGSPDPAASSVPTVPTVTPTVAPQTIRTSPSTTLFRGGLYVDPNGEAARAATTLSSQGRTAEAAAARTIAQQPIATWLGSWLTDAQLVKKIDGTVAAAEKVGTTPVFVTYNIPNRDCGSHSAGGSADNAAYLRWNALVASRLAGHRVAVIVEPDALSLISNCPEQTGGREATIASAVATLADAGVPAYIDAGNSNWVPPQTMAARLEAAGVDRARGFATNVSNYYPVESEKAYAEKVSQATGGARYVIDTSRNGRGWKGTWCNAPGAGLGAAPSVQNGSTKLDALLWIKTAGASDGQCNGGPAAGQWFASYAVQLVANRAAG